A segment of the Candidatus Lokiarchaeota archaeon genome:
GCTGAGGAGCTCAGTGAGAAACATGGTACAGATCTTCAGATTGTCAATGATCCTGTCGAAGCAGTCAAGGACACGGATGTCATCTATACTGACACGTTCTTCAGTATGGGAGAAGAAAGAAGCAAGGAAGAGACTGACAGGCTGATGCCGTACCAAGTTAACAAGGAACTGGTGAGTCATGCTAAACCAGACGTGATAGTCATGCATTGCTTGCCAGCTCATCGCGAAGAAGAAATCACAAGCGAGGTAATGGACGGACCCCATTCAGTTGTTTTCGACCAAGCTGAGAACAGAATGCACGTTCAGAAAGCGATTCTTGCATTGTTGATGTAAGAGGCTGATTGTTTGGGCGTAGAAGTTGTAGCATGCGGCAAAATCAATATCGACATCTTGATGGATGTTGATGAGATTCCGAAAGGATTTCAACACATCATGGCAAATTCCAGCAGTATATCTGTTGGGGGATCAGCTGCAAACTTCGCAGTGCATTCCGCACGTCTTGGAGTGAAAACCAAACTGGTTGCTTGCGTTGGAGATGACTTCTACGGCCGAGACGCAACCAAGAGAATCTCTGAGAAGGGGGTTGATACTAGCATGGTTCAAACCATAGCAGATCAACCCACCGGCCTCTTTTTTCTTGTAAAAAAGGGCGAACAACCAAGCTTCATCATTGCTGAAACAGGAGCCAATGAGCAACTTGAAGAAGTCACCCTCCGAAGGAAGAAAGTTGCAACCGCAAGGACAATTCACATTGCCGGTGGTTTTCCAAAGACTATATCGGAGGCTGCAAGAATAACAACCTCAGAAGGAATTGTACTCTCCCTAGATCCAGGTCGTAAAGCTGAGAATGTTGACTTCTCGACTATTCTGCGCCATGTAGATCTTCTTTTCCTAAACGAGGAAGAACTTCGCAGTTACTTCAGCATGGAACCGACAGAAAAAAATCTGAAGGAACTTGGTAAAAAGTTGCCGGGTATTGTTGTCGTCAAACGGGGAGGAAAAGGCACTATGGCAACAAACGGATTCGAGTTCTATGAATCTAAAGCATTCGAAGTAGCAGTAGCAGATACCCTTGGTGCGGGTGATGCCTTTGCAGCAGGATTCATCACGGCATGGACCAGATCTGAAGATATAGAGCTAGCATTGCATATGGGTAATGCAGTTGCTGCGTTAACAATTGGAGAGGTAGGAGCACAAAACGGACCAACTCTGAAACAAACGCATGAGCTTCTCTCTCAATATGGAGTCAATACAGACCCTATTCTTAGAACGTTTAGGTAACGCCTTGACGAAATTACCCGCAGGGGTATATTACCCCGAGAATATTCTGGTTTTTGTTTCAATGTCATCTGGATAATCATAGTCCGAAATAGGTGACAGTGATGCATCCGCTTGTTGAAGGAGTTCTAAATGAAACGCCGAGTAGTGAAGACCCAAGAAGAGCGAGGGCAAAGAGGACACATACTCGATCTTCTACTAGTGATGATGAGCTTGCAGATTTACTTGAGACAGCCAGCGCAAGAATACTCGTAGTTGGTGTAGGAGGCGCAGGCAACAATGCAGTCACTAGATTGATGGAGGTAGGAGTAGAAGGGGCAGAAACTATGGCGGTCAATACTGACGCCCAAGACCTCTACTTCTCTAATTCGCATCACAAGCTTCTCCTAGGTAAGGAAACATGTGGAGGACTAGGTGCAGGAAATGATCCCGATTTAGGTGAAGCTGCCGCTGTTGAAACGTATGATGTTATAGAAGAAGTTGTTGGCGGAGATCTCGTTTTCATCACAGCGGGAATGGGCGGAGGAACGGGAACGGGCGCGGCCCCCCATATTGCAAAGGCAGCAAAGGAAAACGGTGCACTAACTGTCGCCATTGTATGTCTTCCCTTTGAAGTGGAAGGACGAACTCGGAAGAAGAATGCTCAGCGCGGACTTAATGGATTGATGGAACATGTCGATACCCTGATAGCGATACCAAACGAGAAGCTATTGGAAATCGCACCGGATTTGTCATTGCCTGAAGCATTCATGGTCGCTGACGAGATACTTGTTAGGGCGGTAAAAGGAATAGCTGAACTGATATCTCGACCGGGACTTGTCAACCTTGATTTCGCGGATGTTCGTACAACTATGAAGAATGGAGGGGTCTCTATTATCGCTTTAGGAGAGGGGGAAGGAGAGGACAGAGCTGAAGAAGCAGTCTTCAATGCCCTGCGCAACCCCTTGATTGATGTATCAATAGAAAATGCCAGGAATATACTCATCAATGTAAGTGGTAGCACCGACCTCCAGCTACAAGAAGCGAAACATGTTGTGGAACTGATTACAGAGCAGGTCAATCCAGACGCTGAGGTTATCTATGGAGCGCTTATTCAACCCGAGTTGGAGAACAAACTCCGAGTCACGGTAATAGCTTCGGGGGTTAAATCACCCTGGATTATCAATTCACGCTCTGAACCGGTAACACCGCTTGCTGAAGATCTGAAGGACGAGCTCGACCTTCCCAAAGTCGAGTGAATCATAGACCGTTGCTCAGAAAGCATTAAAAGAGAACCTTGAGTGGCAACGATGGATGTCACCGACCGAGAAGCATTTGCTAACAACGACGTGAATTATGATGGGTATAGCAGATTTCATTCGTGAAGCGAGACGGATCCTGAAGCTAGCTACAAAACCATCCAAAGATGAGATTTGGTTGAGTGCAAGAATCAGTCTCCTAGCCATGGTTCTTGTGGGCATATTAGCATTCATAATCCAAACTCTGATGGCAATCATAACTCAAAACTGGCAACAATCTGGCTAATCGGTATCACGTCATATATCTCTGGAGGTCTTGTATATGCAATCCACGGGCAACATTTATGCAGTACGAACTACAATTGGACAGGAAAAGAGCGTTGGAGATTTAATTAGAACAGCCGTGACCAGTGCAAATGATATCTGGGTATGTCCATTTTGTGAAAAGGAGTTTGACTTCAAGGATGATGCTCAGGAGCATATAAAGGAATGCCAGATGGCCGAAGGGGAAGATTCTCCTGAACGTGTATCGGAAAACAAGCTATTAGGACGGGTTAAAGCAGTTCTTGTGCCCGGTACTCTGAGAGGGTATATATTCCTTGAAACCATGGAATTTAGAGATGTGGAATTGGCAATCCAAGGAATTCCCCATGTACGAGGGCGTGTTGGGGGAAAGGTGACACTTGAAGAAATTGACAAGTTTCTTGTACCTCCACCCGCCGCTGAGGGTATTTCAGTTGGCGATCTCGTTGAGATTATTTCTGGAGCATTCAAGGGTGAACGGGCTAAGGTAGTCAGAGTCGAATCAGCAAAAGGAGAATTGATCTTAGAACTGCTTGACAGTCCTCATACGATTCCAATAAGAGTACATGCAGATTTTGCCAAGCTTGTTGAAAAAGCTGAACCAGAAGAGGATGAAGAAGAGGAAGGAGAGGAAGAAAGCGGGTTCTGGGCGAAGTAGATTGAAGCAAGTATACAACAACTAGTCCACAACGCTTAAAAACTGAATTCAAGGCAACCTCCTTGTAACTCCTTAATCTGACATGAACGCATAGACGTCATGTCTGGGGTGATGAAAAGTGACAACCGATGCAGTAGACTTTGCCAAATGTGAATCTAATTTTCAATGGCAGGTCGAGCGATTTCTCAGACAGCTATGTCTGATGTTACAACTGCATAAGGAGTCTTGTTTGAAATGAGTGAAGCGAACAAAATAACTGTAGATGCCATGGTGGAAGGCGGAAAAGCCTCTGGTGGGCCTCCAATAGGTCCTGCTCTAGGTCCAACGGGTGTCAATATCTACCAAGTAGTACAGAAGATTAACGAAGTGACCCAACCGTACGAAGGACTGAAGGTACCTGTTACCATCATTGTGGATCCATCTTCCAAGGAATTTGAAGTCGATGTAGGAACCCCTCCAACAAGTGCGCTCATACTCAAAGAAGTAGGAGCGCCACAAGGTTCTGGCGAACCAAACCTGTCTAAAGTTGGAGACATAAGTATTGAACAGCTGAAGAAAGTTGCAAAGGGTAAAGCAAACGACTTGACTGCCCTAGATATGAAAGCTGCTGTTCTAACTGTAGCCGGTACTTGTGTATCGATGGGTGTTACGATTGAGGGAAAAGAGCCCAAGGTGTTCCAGAAAGAAGTAGCCAACGGTGAGTGGGATGATGAGCTTGATGAGCCGTTCAGGGAGGGATAAAGGGTGGCTTACGAATTCCCGGACATAAAAGAGGCAGTATCCGAGGCCAGAAAGAAAGGAGTGGCCCGAGATATCAATTTCGAACAGAGCTTCGATACCGCTGTTAACTTCCGGACAAAAGAAATTGACATGTCAGATCCGGAAAACCGATTTAACGAAGAGCTGATTCTACCGAATGATTTGTATCCACCATCCAAAGTAGCTGCTTTTGGGGATGGAGAATTCGCTGAAAATGCAAAGGCTGCAGGCGTATCTAGAGTCATCTCCAAAGACGAGATAGCAGAAATAGGGGAGGACAAAAGCAAGCAGAAAGCAGTGGTGAAAGAATTTGATTTCTTTATTGCTGCCCGAGACGCCATGCCCCTTGTTGGAAGATATTTGGGACAGCTACTAGGTCCACGTGGGAAGATGCCCAAGCCGTACCCACCTGAAGCTGATCTTGGTGGTGTTGTCGAACAGTATCAAAGAACCGTAAGAATCAGAATGAGAAATACCCCAACCTTCCATGTCAAGGTCGGCCATGAGCGAATGGGTGACGAGCAGATTGCCGAAAACACGGATGCCGTAATCGATTTCGTGAGAGACAAGGGGTTGGCACGGAGAATAGATAGCGTTTATGTGAAAACAACAATGGGCCCAGCAATTGAGGTACCACGGTAAGAGGTGAGATGAGTGACTGTATATGAACACGATGTTCCACAATGGAAGAAAGACACCGTAAAGAAGCTAAGTGACATGATCGAAGACAGTGAGATGGTTGGTCTTGTAAATGTTGAAGGCGTTGGTGCCAAACAAATGCATGGTATTCGAGAGAGCCTCAGAGGCTCAGCGGTTATCAAAATGGCACGAAATACCCTCATGAAAAGGGCCATCGACAAGGTGGATAAAGAGGGTATCCAGAAACTGGAGAATCATGTAAAAGGACCAGTCGCTTTCGTCTTTAGTGACCAAAACCCGTTCAATCTTAGTCAGTTCCTAAGAGAGAACAAAGCTGCAGCACCGGCAAAGGGTGGGCAGGTTACACCAAAAGATATCATTGTACCATCAATGAATACAGGTGTTGCACCAGGCCCCTTCATCAGTGAGTTAGCAGCCCTTGATATTCCCTCACGTGTGAAAGGCGGTGTTATTCATATCACCGAAGAAACCGTTGCAGTTGAGGCAGGTGAAATTGTCTCCAATGCCATGGCACAGATGCTTGGAAGACTGGGCATAGAACCCATGGAACTTCAGCTGAAACTCATTGCTGCATATGCTGACGGCACGCTTCTGACAGAGAACGTACTTGAAACTGATCTTCAGGATATATTCAAGGAAGTCATTATTGGTCACCAATTCGCAGTTAATCTGTCAATTAATGCAGGTTATCCAACGGCTGATACCATTCCGATGGTTATAGCCAAGGCGGATAGAGAAGCCAAGAGCCTAGCTCTGAGCACCGGTTTCGTGGTGCCAGATATGATAGGCGAGTTCCTTGCGAAAGCCAATGCAGAATCACTAGCACTAGCAAAGCAATTAGCTAACGAGAACCCAGACGCAATACCCTCAGAAATCATTGATGAGATCAGTTCTGTCCCAGCTGCATCTCCAGCACAGCAACCTCAGGAAGAAGAGGTTGCTGAGAGCGAAGACGAAGAGGAGGACGAAGAAGTAGAGGCAACCGAAGGCCTAGGATCAATGTTCGGATGATAGCATAACTTAGAGAGGTATCAAGAGATGGAATATGTATACGCAGCATTACTGCTTCACAAAGCAGGCAAGAAGATAGATTCAGAAAACATGGAGGCCGTCCTTAGTGCGGCTGACGTAGAAGCTGACCAGGGTAGAATTAAAGCCCTGATTGCAGCTCTCGAGGGTGTCGATATTGAAGATGCACTGAAGAGTGCGGCAATGCCAGCTGCACCTGCTGCAGGTGCTGGCGAAGCCCCAACTGAAGAGCCTGCTGAAGAAGAGGAAGAAGAGGAAGAGGAAGAAGAAGACGAAGATGAAGCTACTGAAGGATTGGGCAGCCTATTTGGCTAGAACAGTTCTAAAAGCTCATCTACTTCCCAATTTCAATGGGCAGAGGCCGCAAGCTTTCTGCCCAACACCCTAATTTTTTTCCAGAGCAATTTTCAAGTACGCTAAAGTAGAATAGAGGTACGCTATATGATTCTCAAAAGACAATAATGGTGAACTGAAATTGCAGATTGTATATCATCCTGATATGGCGAAAACCTACGATAGAACACCGGCAGGGGCGCCCGGAAGATTAGATACGGCAGTGCAGGTTCTTAGCAAAAGCGAGGATTATGAATTCGTGGAACCCAAGCCTGCAACGAAGAAACAAATACGGTATGCACATGATCCAACTCATGTCGAGAATGTAGCAAAGGAAGGCTATGGGGGTTCCAATGGGGTGGTGTATCGACTCGCGGCACTGGCCGCGGGAGGTGCAATCAAAGCCGGACACATCGCAGCAGAAGGTGATCCCTCATTTGCTCTTGTCAGGCCACCTGGCCATCATGCTTCACGACGGGGATATTGGGGCTTCTGCTACTTCAATAATGTAGCAATATCATTGTTGGATTTGAGGGCAGAAGGAATCATAGACTCAGCGTTCATTCTTGACTTCGATCTCCACACGGGAGATGGCACCATCAATATTCTTGGAAATGATGATGCTTTTGTGATAGTCAATCCTAGTAGCAAAGGAAATGAGGCTTATCTTCAGGAGGTGAAAGAGACACTCTCAAGCAGTCCCTCCGTTGATATCATCGTTGCATCTGCAGGTTTCGACCAGTACGAAGGTGATTGGGGAGGGAATCTCTCAACCGATGCCTTTCACAAACTCGGACATCTCATGAGCGAGTTCGCACAGGAAGAATGCAACGGACGTCGATACGGAGTACTTGAAGGCGGTTACAACCATGAAGACCTAGGACGAAATGTTGACG
Coding sequences within it:
- the ftsZ gene encoding cell division protein FtsZ, encoding MHPLVEGVLNETPSSEDPRRARAKRTHTRSSTSDDELADLLETASARILVVGVGGAGNNAVTRLMEVGVEGAETMAVNTDAQDLYFSNSHHKLLLGKETCGGLGAGNDPDLGEAAAVETYDVIEEVVGGDLVFITAGMGGGTGTGAAPHIAKAAKENGALTVAIVCLPFEVEGRTRKKNAQRGLNGLMEHVDTLIAIPNEKLLEIAPDLSLPEAFMVADEILVRAVKGIAELISRPGLVNLDFADVRTTMKNGGVSIIALGEGEGEDRAEEAVFNALRNPLIDVSIENARNILINVSGSTDLQLQEAKHVVELITEQVNPDAEVIYGALIQPELENKLRVTVIASGVKSPWIINSRSEPVTPLAEDLKDELDLPKVE
- a CDS encoding protein translocase SEC61 complex subunit gamma; this encodes MMGIADFIREARRILKLATKPSKDEIWLSARISLLAMVLVGILAFIIQTLMAIITQNWQQSG
- a CDS encoding transcription elongation factor Spt5; amino-acid sequence: MQSTGNIYAVRTTIGQEKSVGDLIRTAVTSANDIWVCPFCEKEFDFKDDAQEHIKECQMAEGEDSPERVSENKLLGRVKAVLVPGTLRGYIFLETMEFRDVELAIQGIPHVRGRVGGKVTLEEIDKFLVPPPAAEGISVGDLVEIISGAFKGERAKVVRVESAKGELILELLDSPHTIPIRVHADFAKLVEKAEPEEDEEEEGEEESGFWAK
- a CDS encoding 50S ribosomal protein L11, coding for MSEANKITVDAMVEGGKASGGPPIGPALGPTGVNIYQVVQKINEVTQPYEGLKVPVTIIVDPSSKEFEVDVGTPPTSALILKEVGAPQGSGEPNLSKVGDISIEQLKKVAKGKANDLTALDMKAAVLTVAGTCVSMGVTIEGKEPKVFQKEVANGEWDDELDEPFREG
- a CDS encoding 50S ribosomal protein L1, with amino-acid sequence MAYEFPDIKEAVSEARKKGVARDINFEQSFDTAVNFRTKEIDMSDPENRFNEELILPNDLYPPSKVAAFGDGEFAENAKAAGVSRVISKDEIAEIGEDKSKQKAVVKEFDFFIAARDAMPLVGRYLGQLLGPRGKMPKPYPPEADLGGVVEQYQRTVRIRMRNTPTFHVKVGHERMGDEQIAENTDAVIDFVRDKGLARRIDSVYVKTTMGPAIEVPR
- a CDS encoding 50S ribosomal protein L10; its protein translation is MTVYEHDVPQWKKDTVKKLSDMIEDSEMVGLVNVEGVGAKQMHGIRESLRGSAVIKMARNTLMKRAIDKVDKEGIQKLENHVKGPVAFVFSDQNPFNLSQFLRENKAAAPAKGGQVTPKDIIVPSMNTGVAPGPFISELAALDIPSRVKGGVIHITEETVAVEAGEIVSNAMAQMLGRLGIEPMELQLKLIAAYADGTLLTENVLETDLQDIFKEVIIGHQFAVNLSINAGYPTADTIPMVIAKADREAKSLALSTGFVVPDMIGEFLAKANAESLALAKQLANENPDAIPSEIIDEISSVPAASPAQQPQEEEVAESEDEEEDEEVEATEGLGSMFG
- the rpl12p gene encoding 50S ribosomal protein P1: MEYVYAALLLHKAGKKIDSENMEAVLSAADVEADQGRIKALIAALEGVDIEDALKSAAMPAAPAAGAGEAPTEEPAEEEEEEEEEEEDEDEATEGLGSLFG
- a CDS encoding histone deacetylase family protein; this encodes MQIVYHPDMAKTYDRTPAGAPGRLDTAVQVLSKSEDYEFVEPKPATKKQIRYAHDPTHVENVAKEGYGGSNGVVYRLAALAAGGAIKAGHIAAEGDPSFALVRPPGHHASRRGYWGFCYFNNVAISLLDLRAEGIIDSAFILDFDLHTGDGTINILGNDDAFVIVNPSSKGNEAYLQEVKETLSSSPSVDIIVASAGFDQYEGDWGGNLSTDAFHKLGHLMSEFAQEECNGRRYGVLEGGYNHEDLGRNVDAFCSGLMTN